The region TTTCTTCATTCAGGGGATATAATTTCTTGTACACATCAGATGCGTATACAAGACCTATATATTTTTTGTTAACAACTACATTCCATCCAAGCTCCGTCTCATTAATCAGGATCAGATCAACTTTTTCTCCTTTCTTAAGATTGAGATTCTCGTACTGAGGATTTCTTTTGAATTTTGTAGTTCCGGTAATAAGGCCTGTCGTCTCATCTATATAAACATGGACAAGATATCTTTTTTCTTCTATAATCTTACCTTTCTGCTGTTTGTATGGAATAAACAGGTCCTTTATAATTCCCCAATCCATGAATGCACCACTAGGAAGAGTCTGTACTGCACGAAGTACAGCATATTCCCCCACTTCACAGTAAGGGATTTCCGTTGTAGCCTTTAGCTCCCCTTCTTCCTGATAGATGAATACCGAAACCTCATCTCCAATTTCCGACGCTGGATCTGCAAAAAGTTTGGAAAGAAAAATTTCATTCCCTGATTCATCCTTTAATTGAAGTCCGGCTTCAGATTTTCCGGAGACTGATAAATATTGTTTCTTTCCGATTTGCATACTTTATTTTTATGCAAAAATAGGCTTTCTTTTACGGAAGAAAAACTTTATTTAATTTTGAGTAAACATCTGTCATGAAATATTCTGCATTATTCTCTGTTTTTCTACTCTTCGGAGCTCTTTATCTTACTAAAGCTCAGTTTTTTGATCAGACAGCTATCGGTGTGGGATATAAATATACAGGTAGAAACAGTCTGAAGCTAAGCTTTGAATACAGAACCTCAACTTCCTCTAATCAGCCCTATTTTAATTTGGGAGGAGGAGCCATTTATACTCCGGTGAATGGAAACAGTAAAATTCTTCCTGAGGTACACGCTTATTATAATACTGCAATTTTCATGTACGGAGTATCTGCTTCTCCTTATGCCTTAGAGCCCAATATAGGGCTAAGTCTCTTTAATGCAATATGGTTAACCGGGGGGTATGCTATTCCTTTAAATAAGGAAAAATACTTCCGTGGGGCCACCGTGGGGATACAATTTAATATCGCTCCGGTAAAAGCAAGCGCTTTCTATGATAAATTCAAGACTTTTTGATAGTCACCTTCTTATCCTGATATTTTTAACAAAAATTTATGAAAATTATTATTATTTCTGCCTTTATAAAAATCTAAATTTGAGAATAATTAAATAATTGATATGGCACAAATTAACGTTTATCTTAATTTTGAAGGAAATTGTCTGGAGGCCTTTGAGTTCTATAAATCTGTTTTTGGTGGTGAATTTCCTTATATAGGAAAATTCTCGGATATGCCACCAAGTGAGGAATATCCCGTTAGCGAAGCAGATAAAAATAAAATAATGCATATTTCCCTTCCTATTTCGCAGGAAACTGTCTTAATGGGCTCGGATGTAATTGGAGGAAATTGCGCCGGAGGAAAATTTGTAAAAGGCAATAATATCCAACTTTCTGTAAATGCAGGTTCCAGAGAAGAAGCTGAAAAGCTGTTTAATGGACTTTCTGCCGGCGGAGAAGTAACAATGCCTTTACAAGATACTTTTTGGGGTGCCTACTTTGGGATGTGGACCGACAAGTTCGGAATTTCATGGATGGTTAATTATGACGATCCTTCGAAACAGCAGCAACATCCTTAAAAAAACAAAAAAGCAATCCGATTGGATTGCTTTTTTGTTTTATGATTAATTATATCTTACATGTGAATTGCACGTTTAC is a window of Elizabethkingia anophelis R26 DNA encoding:
- a CDS encoding VOC family protein, encoding MAQINVYLNFEGNCLEAFEFYKSVFGGEFPYIGKFSDMPPSEEYPVSEADKNKIMHISLPISQETVLMGSDVIGGNCAGGKFVKGNNIQLSVNAGSREEAEKLFNGLSAGGEVTMPLQDTFWGAYFGMWTDKFGISWMVNYDDPSKQQQHP
- a CDS encoding CvfB family protein, translated to MQIGKKQYLSVSGKSEAGLQLKDESGNEIFLSKLFADPASEIGDEVSVFIYQEEGELKATTEIPYCEVGEYAVLRAVQTLPSGAFMDWGIIKDLFIPYKQQKGKIIEEKRYLVHVYIDETTGLITGTTKFKRNPQYENLNLKKGEKVDLILINETELGWNVVVNKKYIGLVYASDVYKKLYPLNEETGYIKAIREDGKIDVTLQPEGFENIDSFRQEILDALDDHGGLLYLSDKSSPEEIKDKLQMSKKNFKKAIGGLYKEGVIEILEDKIRLK